A region from the Dermacentor andersoni chromosome 11, qqDerAnde1_hic_scaffold, whole genome shotgun sequence genome encodes:
- the LOC126539423 gene encoding uncharacterized protein, with product MPRERKGANKFKDADLDGSGGVGGGPGDMKLQPESPSTKKRRTPAAQASPSIPDLVPPPPMTGYGETIVASNPFDDSVTSQQQSHMHRRPPPQHAMLHQPPNVSQPQMPPSGGPVMPPSAAMHPKPMPMSSGKVYPPDQPMVFNPQNPNAPPIYPCGVCHKEVHENEQGILCESGCNFWFHRICTGLSDAAFYLLTQEIYAEWVCDRCLSSKSIPLVKFKP from the coding sequence ATGCCTCGGGAGCGCAAGGGAGCGAACAAATTCAAGGACGCCGACCTCGACGGCTCGGGCGGCGTTGGAGGTGGACCGGGCGACATGAAGCTGCAGCCCGAGAGCCCGTCCACCAAAAAGCGTCGCACACCGGCGGCTCAGGCAAGCCCTTCGATTCCGGACTTGGTGCCGCCGCCCCCGATGACGGGCTACGGGGAGACGATCGTCGCCTCGAACCCCTTCGACGACTCCGTCACGTCGCAGCAACAAAGCCACATGCACCGGCGGCCACCACCGCAGCACGCCATGCTGCACCAGCCTCCGAACGTCTCGCAACCCCAGATGCCGCCTTCGGGTGGGCCCGTAATGCCACCGTCGGCGGCGATGCACCCGAAGCCGATGCCCATGTCCTCGGGTAAGGTCTACCCTCCCGATCAGCCGATGGTGTTCAACCCGCAGAACCCGAACGCGCCGCCCATATATCCCTGCGGCGTGTGCCACAAGGAGGTGCACGAAAACGAACAGGGGATCCTGTGCGAGAGCGGGTGCAACTTTTGGTTCCACCGCATCTGCACGGGTCTCTCGGACGCTGCGTTCTACCTGCTGACGCAGGAGATCTACGCTGAGTGGGTGTGCGACCGCTGCCTCTCGTCCAAGAGCATACCACTCGTCAAGTTCAAGCCGTGA